The DNA window ACCTAATTCTTATggtcctatgtcttttggtctaaaTTTAATCCACAAAGTCTACTTCATATATAATATTAGTTATGTATTCAATTTAACCTGAATATGCTGTTTGATGTTTTGTTAGGTATTGGTAAAACAACCTTAATTCACAAAACCATAGATGTCTTGAAATCTTCTGGAGTTCCTATTGATGGATTTTATACTGAAGaagtcaggagaaatggaagaagaattGGATTTGATGTTGTTACAGTATCTGGTAAGCGAGGAACTTTGTCCAGAACTAGGTAAAATTGTTTTCATTCTACAAATCTTTGAGGTTTTTTCTTAGGGGTAACATTTACTCATTTTTAAAAGTTTTGCTTTCTTGTCCCCTAGGGATGATACAGGTACTTTGAGCAGTGGAAGACGCGAGTACAGAGTTGGTCAATATGTAGTAGATATTTCGTCTTTTGAGTGCCTGGCTCTCCCACTTCTCACAAAAGTAGGTGGTGAGTTTTGATCTTGAATAGTTCACTGGTACTGGATTTGTTTCCCTTCAGTTGCAGCGAAGGGAaaaagggcagcatggtagtgtaggggTTAGCATAATACTTTACAGCATCAGCgatcaaggttcaattcctgttgctgactgttctatttgtgattaagtgggttttctccgggtgctctggtttcctcccacataccaaagacTTAAAAATATTAAGTTATCAGCATGATGTGTTGATGCCAGAAGCAGGCATCCCCAGCATTTGCTTGGTCTGACCcaaacaactcatttcactgtatgtttcaatgtacatgtgataaataaagctaatctctttcaTCTTTAACTATGTGGAGGTGCAATACTTCACAGGTTAGCAAAACACTTTAttgtgccagctgtaagatcagggatTAATTCCAGCGGTCGTCTGTAGacgaatttgtacattctccccaatcGTGGGTTTCcgcctggtgctctggtttctttctaGATTTCAAAGTCATatgagttagggttagtgttTTGTTGGTACTGGAAGCATGACAATATTTgctggctgcccccagtacatcttcGACACAAGTGACGCATTTTACTGTAATGTATGTTTTGATATTAACATGATAAACACAGCTAATCTTTATAAACTCACTTTCATGAAGATTCAGATTAAAATAGAAGAAATTACTGACTAGTTGTGACAGTTAGAAAAAATTGCTATTTGGAAATATGAACATTGTTAGTgccattagagaaatcaataggTTAACAGGGTAACTTTAATGTGCTTTTTTCTCTATAATTCCTGTAGGATAATGGCAAAGATGACAAAGAGAAAATGGTGTATGTTATAGATGAGATAGGGAAAATGGAGCTCTTTAGTCAATCCTTTATCCAGGGTGTACGTCAAATCCTAGATGGAACTGGTGTCACTATACTTGGAACTATTCCTGTCCCTAAGGGAAAACCTTTGGGACTTGTGGAAGAAATCAGAAGCAGAAGGGATGTTAAAATATTCAATGTAAGTACTGGAATATTGACATTTCAGtattgtggaaactatagaataATAAACAGTAAAATATAAGTATTTTCAAAATATATCTCTATACTGGAGTACATAACTACTAGAAATTTTGATTAATACAAACTTTTCCATATATACTCACAGGTTTTAAAATAATTTAGAGTgtaatatatatatctatatatatataaactactAAACATTATTTTTTATTTCCAGATTACAAAGGATAATAGGAACAGTATTGTTAAAGAGATTATTGCAACGGTGCAAGACTGCAGAAAGTTGAATGGAGACTGAAGTGCTATCAAGAATCGGAGATTTGGATTGTGATAATTATAGGATGTATGTGCTCTGTGAACAGCATAGGTGTTGATGAGCCTTACTTTTGTTTTATGCTTTAGATATTTTTGTTTTTTCAAAGCAACCTTCAGTAATGATTATGGATTTCAAATACTTCAACTTGCTCTTTCAGCTTCCAAGGTAATATGATAATTTGCTCTTGTATATAGAAGTGGTTGTTTTTACTTA is part of the Hemitrygon akajei chromosome 9, sHemAka1.3, whole genome shotgun sequence genome and encodes:
- the ntpcr gene encoding cancer-related nucleoside-triphosphatase, giving the protein MPRHVFLTGLPGIGKTTLIHKTIDVLKSSGVPIDGFYTEEVRRNGRRIGFDVVTVSGKRGTLSRTRDDTGTLSSGRREYRVGQYVVDISSFECLALPLLTKDNGKDDKEKMVYVIDEIGKMELFSQSFIQGVRQILDGTGVTILGTIPVPKGKPLGLVEEIRSRRDVKIFNITKDNRNSIVKEIIATVQDCRKLNGD